A genomic segment from Chloroflexota bacterium encodes:
- a CDS encoding phosphoglucomutase/phosphomannomutase family protein: MGSSAIRFGTDGWRAVIGDDYTVENVRLLTQAVAQHWLKAQPEPAERGLVVAYDTRFNAEMFAAAAAEVLVGNGIPVALADVPTPTPVFAHAIVNRRAGGGITLTASHNPFDYQGYKVRSGYGGATPPEELAEIEEIVSTLHPRDVRSLSLAEAQSQGLHEQFDPAPAYLTHISKLLDLEGLRAWDGTLVVDAMFGAGCDWFSNILQGGSLRVFDLHNRRNPMFPNLHNPEPIPGNLQDLFSLVPRMGARLGLATDGDADRLGACDEKGEFLNQLTVMSLLALYLLEVRGQRGPIVKTFTSSSMLNRLGEHFNVPVHETPVGFKFVAPKMLETDALLGGEESGGYAFRGHVPERDGILAGLFLLDYVVQSGRAPTDIVEHLFSLVGPHCYDRLDLDFPQEERENITARMQAHVPTKIANGEVVARRTEDGFHYTLRDGAWVCVRFSGTEPIMRIYAEADSPERVQALIQVARALAGV; the protein is encoded by the coding sequence ATGGGTTCATCAGCAATTAGATTTGGTACCGACGGTTGGCGCGCCGTAATCGGCGACGACTACACGGTCGAAAACGTGCGTTTGCTTACGCAGGCGGTCGCGCAGCATTGGCTGAAAGCCCAACCGGAACCGGCGGAACGCGGCTTGGTCGTAGCCTACGATACCCGGTTCAATGCCGAGATGTTTGCCGCGGCCGCAGCCGAGGTGCTGGTCGGCAATGGCATTCCGGTTGCTCTTGCCGATGTGCCCACGCCTACGCCGGTCTTCGCCCACGCCATCGTCAACCGCCGGGCCGGCGGCGGAATAACCCTTACGGCGAGCCATAACCCCTTCGACTACCAGGGATATAAGGTACGTTCCGGGTACGGCGGTGCAACTCCGCCAGAGGAACTGGCCGAAATTGAGGAGATCGTGAGCACGCTGCATCCCCGCGACGTGCGCTCGCTGTCACTTGCCGAAGCGCAGAGTCAGGGCCTCCACGAGCAGTTTGACCCCGCGCCGGCGTACCTGACGCACATCAGTAAACTGCTCGATCTCGAGGGTCTGCGCGCTTGGGACGGCACGCTGGTGGTAGACGCCATGTTTGGCGCCGGATGCGATTGGTTCAGCAACATCCTGCAAGGCGGCTCCCTGCGGGTGTTTGATCTCCATAACAGACGCAATCCCATGTTCCCCAACTTGCACAACCCTGAACCGATACCGGGAAACCTGCAGGACCTCTTCAGCCTGGTACCGAGAATGGGGGCGCGGTTAGGTCTCGCAACCGACGGCGATGCCGACCGCCTCGGCGCGTGTGATGAAAAAGGTGAATTCCTGAATCAACTTACGGTAATGTCGCTGTTGGCGCTCTATCTGCTCGAAGTGCGCGGTCAGCGCGGACCGATAGTCAAGACGTTCACGTCCAGTTCCATGCTCAACCGCCTTGGCGAGCACTTCAACGTGCCCGTGCACGAAACGCCGGTGGGCTTCAAATTCGTGGCCCCGAAGATGCTGGAGACCGATGCGCTGCTGGGCGGCGAGGAGAGCGGCGGCTACGCCTTTCGCGGCCATGTGCCGGAACGCGACGGCATTTTGGCAGGGCTTTTCCTGCTGGACTACGTGGTGCAGTCCGGCCGCGCGCCCACGGATATAGTGGAACACCTGTTCAGCCTGGTGGGTCCCCACTGCTACGACCGCCTGGACCTGGACTTCCCGCAGGAGGAGCGAGAAAATATCACGGCGCGCATGCAAGCGCACGTGCCCACGAAAATCGCGAATGGCGAAGTCGTCGCACGCCGCACAGAAGATGGGTTCCACTATACGCTGCGCGACGGCGCGTGGGTCTGCGTGCGCTTCTCCGGCACGGAGCCGATCATGCGCATCTACGCCGAGGCGGACTCTCCTGAACGGGTGCAGGCGCTCATCCAAGTGGCGCGGGCACTGGCGGGAGTGTAA
- the tmk gene encoding dTMP kinase, translating to MADTPQGYFITFEGVEGSGKTTQVERLTERLRRAGRTVVTTREPGGTPISDRVRGVVLDRQNVEIHPHTEALLMCASRAQLVHEVIRPALDSGHVVICDRYSDSTFAYQGYARGQDLTTLRSINAFATGGLAPDLTILLDLPVEDGLQRRFGAGGDGSTNRMDSLDVEFHLKVAAGYHALAESDPDRWRVVSAALGADEVADMIWQILPNF from the coding sequence ATGGCAGACACCCCGCAGGGCTACTTTATAACGTTCGAGGGCGTGGAGGGTTCCGGCAAGACCACCCAAGTAGAGCGGCTTACCGAGCGTCTGCGGCGGGCCGGCCGCACGGTGGTGACCACCCGCGAGCCGGGCGGCACGCCCATCAGCGACCGCGTTCGCGGCGTTGTGCTCGACCGGCAAAACGTCGAGATCCATCCCCACACAGAAGCGCTTCTCATGTGCGCCTCGCGGGCACAGCTTGTGCACGAGGTCATCCGGCCGGCGCTCGACTCCGGGCACGTCGTCATTTGCGACCGCTACAGCGATTCGACCTTTGCGTACCAGGGCTACGCCCGCGGGCAGGACCTGACGACGTTGCGTTCGATTAATGCATTTGCCACCGGCGGCCTGGCGCCCGACCTGACAATTCTGCTCGATCTGCCCGTGGAGGACGGGCTGCAGCGTCGCTTCGGCGCCGGCGGCGACGGGTCGACCAATCGCATGGACAGCCTCGACGTGGAATTTCACCTCAAGGTTGCCGCTGGCTACCACGCACTCGCCGAATCGGACCCCGACCGCTGGCGTGTGGTGAGCGCGGCGCTCGGGGCTGACGAGGTTGCCGACATGATTTGGCAAATTCTGCCAAATTTCTAA